One Candidatus Cloacimonadota bacterium genomic region harbors:
- a CDS encoding bifunctional metallophosphatase/5'-nucleotidase, whose translation MVGIMKQLKILLILAGLLVIFNLAAEELLLDIMFTNDIHGGMDRVEATFINPEFPPILGGGGSHARYIKMVRDKADGVTRDNLLIDNGDFFMGRPLGTKTEGQAIVDYFNMVSYDYVLIGNHEYDLGEERLIELLEDAEFTTLGANIVFEDTKELVPYVKPYEIIDKMGVKIAIIGLTTSDTALMSFPDHIRGLEFLPPEEILGDLIAEVREKGADIVIVAGHMGLPYEPLEGFEERYGKNADPNRERRWGYDAQELAHEIPGIDVFIAGHMHRGFNEPWVDPLNHTLVFQGWAYGSSIAHVTLKIDQATKTISGYELPSLYGGALISTFEEEFIPVPEVGAEIARQTAIAEEGMDDVIGVTEVYLSRAGVDAQNIIGNFVCDAILEYAEADFAFINLGGIRGEIGVGAITYRDIYNVMPFDNQLTVLEIEGTILKDILETRVAGTRAGLRVAGITMVYSRRRDDFDRVTKLLIGGEPWQADKIYRVATSDFLVEGNAGLTLLTRIPEAQIIRYETNLRDALVAYVQNNSPIRTKMDNRWARDDNSVPTKELLQELQKISTSLR comes from the coding sequence ATGGTAGGAATTATGAAACAACTTAAAATATTACTTATATTAGCCGGATTGCTGGTAATATTCAATCTGGCTGCTGAAGAGCTACTGCTCGATATTATGTTTACGAATGATATACATGGTGGAATGGATAGGGTAGAGGCGACCTTTATCAATCCGGAGTTTCCACCCATTCTCGGTGGTGGTGGCTCCCATGCCCGCTATATCAAAATGGTCAGAGATAAAGCAGATGGGGTAACAAGAGACAACCTACTTATAGATAACGGCGATTTCTTTATGGGTCGCCCTTTAGGCACAAAAACCGAAGGTCAAGCAATCGTTGATTATTTCAATATGGTCAGCTATGATTATGTGTTAATAGGTAATCATGAATACGATTTAGGCGAAGAACGGTTGATCGAATTGCTGGAAGATGCTGAATTTACTACTCTTGGCGCAAATATTGTATTTGAGGACACAAAAGAACTCGTTCCCTATGTCAAACCTTATGAGATTATCGATAAGATGGGAGTCAAGATTGCGATTATTGGTTTGACTACTTCAGATACGGCTTTGATGAGCTTTCCTGATCATATTCGGGGGTTGGAATTTTTACCCCCTGAAGAAATATTGGGAGATCTGATTGCAGAAGTCCGCGAAAAAGGTGCTGATATAGTTATCGTTGCCGGTCACATGGGTTTACCTTATGAACCATTAGAAGGTTTTGAAGAAAGATATGGTAAAAATGCCGATCCGAACAGAGAAAGACGATGGGGCTATGATGCACAGGAATTGGCTCATGAAATACCAGGGATAGATGTCTTTATAGCCGGTCACATGCATCGCGGGTTTAATGAACCTTGGGTTGATCCTCTGAATCATACATTAGTATTTCAAGGATGGGCTTACGGAAGTTCAATAGCTCATGTTACTCTTAAAATAGATCAAGCGACTAAGACTATTTCCGGCTATGAACTACCATCACTGTATGGTGGAGCATTGATTTCAACTTTTGAAGAGGAATTTATCCCAGTTCCGGAAGTTGGTGCTGAAATAGCCAGACAAACGGCAATTGCCGAAGAGGGTATGGATGATGTTATCGGGGTTACTGAAGTCTATTTATCCCGTGCGGGTGTAGATGCCCAGAACATTATCGGTAACTTTGTCTGTGACGCTATTCTGGAATATGCCGAAGCTGATTTTGCCTTTATAAATCTTGGTGGTATTCGTGGAGAAATTGGGGTCGGTGCGATTACCTATCGTGATATTTATAATGTAATGCCTTTTGATAATCAGCTGACTGTTTTAGAGATCGAAGGTACTATCTTAAAAGATATCTTAGAAACACGTGTTGCCGGAACAAGAGCAGGTTTGAGAGTTGCAGGGATAACAATGGTCTATAGCAGAAGAAGAGATGACTTTGATCGCGTAACCAAACTTCTTATTGGCGGAGAACCATGGCAAGCGGATAAGATATATCGGGTTGCTACAAGTGATTTCCTGGTTGAAGGTAATGCCGGTCTTACTCTGCTGACACGGATTCCCGAAGCACAGATCATCCGCTACGAAACCAATCTTCGGGATGCTTTAGTTGCTTATGTGCAAAATAATTCTCCAATCAGAACGAAAATGGATAACCGTTGGGCTCGAGACGATAACTCAGTACCAACAAAAGAACTTTTACAAGAATTGCAGAAGATCTCTACTAGTTTAAGATAA
- a CDS encoding HPr family phosphocarrier protein — MIKKKIIVENKLGLHARPCAMLVKTASKYRSDLLIKKDNIEVNGKSIMGVMMLAAEYKSELELIANGVDEEFMVDEISELFKSKFNEE; from the coding sequence ATGATCAAGAAAAAGATAATTGTTGAGAACAAATTGGGGCTTCATGCCAGACCCTGTGCGATGTTAGTTAAAACTGCATCCAAGTATAGATCTGATCTGCTTATTAAAAAAGACAATATTGAAGTCAATGGTAAGAGTATAATGGGCGTCATGATGCTCGCTGCCGAATACAAATCGGAGTTGGAACTTATTGCTAACGGGGTAGATGAAGAATTCATGGTCGATGAGATAAGCGAACTTTTCAAATCCAAATTTAATGAAGAATAA
- a CDS encoding glucose-6-phosphate isomerase — MKRLVYDFSNLLRSDKMAHGISNADITEYCSDINQTHQRILNERADKVLGFYDLPNQDIHDLIETATELQERFDNFVVLGIGGSALGNKALYSALANSKQLKKKVIVLDNVDPHMLHQVLDSLDLKKTVFNVITKSGTTAETIAVFLICLDILKKEFPDSYRDHIVITTDAEKGFLRELIKKEGYKSFAVPDNVGGRFSVLTPVGLLSSAFAGIDVKELLKGAAAMRAHCEEPNIFLNPAYLNGLLHHIFYRKGRNISVMMPYSNDLYDLADWYRQLWAESLGKRYNLAGSEIMVGQTPVKALGTTDQHSQIQLYVEGPEDKIITFLEVKEFAYDYEIPDLYPQEESFSYLNNKKLSTLLNTEKIATEIALNNAGRPNCSIIFPALKEFHLGEFIMMFEVQTIFTGYLLNINPLDQPGVEAGKQATMAMMGKENLQELKREIERHIEDKEKFGAKI; from the coding sequence ATGAAAAGATTAGTATATGATTTCAGCAACCTGCTTCGCTCAGACAAAATGGCTCACGGCATATCTAATGCCGATATTACTGAGTATTGTAGTGACATTAATCAGACTCATCAACGAATCTTAAATGAACGGGCAGATAAAGTACTCGGCTTTTATGACCTCCCTAATCAGGATATTCATGATCTGATAGAAACTGCTACAGAACTCCAGGAAAGATTTGATAATTTCGTAGTACTCGGTATTGGTGGCTCAGCTTTGGGTAATAAAGCACTCTATTCGGCATTGGCAAATAGTAAGCAGCTAAAGAAGAAAGTCATTGTCCTTGATAATGTCGATCCTCATATGTTGCATCAGGTATTAGATTCCCTGGACCTTAAAAAAACCGTCTTCAATGTGATTACTAAATCCGGTACCACTGCCGAGACTATCGCAGTATTTCTCATCTGCCTTGATATCCTGAAAAAAGAATTTCCGGATAGTTACAGAGATCATATCGTTATTACTACAGATGCAGAGAAGGGTTTTCTCAGAGAACTGATCAAAAAAGAGGGCTATAAGAGCTTTGCAGTGCCGGATAATGTCGGAGGAAGATTTTCGGTCCTCACTCCTGTCGGTTTGCTATCTTCAGCTTTTGCAGGCATCGATGTTAAAGAACTGCTCAAAGGTGCAGCTGCCATGAGAGCACATTGTGAAGAACCTAATATATTTCTCAATCCGGCTTATCTGAATGGATTATTACACCATATCTTTTATCGCAAAGGGAGAAACATCTCTGTGATGATGCCCTATTCAAATGATCTTTACGATCTAGCAGATTGGTATAGACAGCTCTGGGCAGAAAGTTTGGGTAAAAGATACAATCTAGCAGGAAGTGAGATCATGGTCGGTCAGACTCCTGTAAAAGCTTTGGGTACTACGGATCAACATTCCCAGATCCAGCTTTATGTTGAAGGTCCAGAAGATAAGATAATAACATTTTTAGAGGTCAAAGAATTTGCCTATGATTACGAAATCCCAGATCTATATCCTCAAGAAGAGAGCTTTTCGTATCTAAACAATAAGAAACTAAGTACTCTCTTGAACACTGAAAAAATTGCAACAGAAATTGCCTTAAATAATGCCGGAAGACCTAACTGTTCCATAATTTTCCCTGCTCTCAAAGAATTTCATCTCGGTGAGTTTATTATGATGTTCGAGGTACAAACTATATTTACCGGATATCTCTTAAATATAAATCCTTTAGACCAACCGGGAGTGGAAGCAGGAAAACAAGCAACGATGGCAATGATGGGTAAAGAAAACCTTCAAGAACTAAAGAGAGAAATCGAAAGACATATAGAAGATAAGGAGAAATTTGGAGCAAAAATATGA
- a CDS encoding chitobiase/beta-hexosaminidase C-terminal domain-containing protein, translating to GDRTLQGYNVYRNGIKINQQVVIYTNYYDYNLGTLEEYYYYVTAVYDSEESIPSNIVYVELENRVATPNFDPIGGYYSEPQQVILSSLMDNVTIRYTLDGDEPNESSPVFVDPISITETTRVKAKGYKDGWLPSQTGEEYYVIMKAPENVTISISGNQINLQWEISEGATSYAIYTSNNIEEDNWELLDITDNTSYLHEITPPLTMGFYRIRAIYGEPVRIDRAIPSQLNR from the coding sequence ATGGTGACAGGACTCTGCAAGGGTATAATGTATATCGTAATGGCATTAAGATAAATCAGCAAGTAGTAATATATACTAACTATTACGACTACAATTTGGGAACTCTGGAAGAGTATTATTATTATGTTACTGCTGTTTATGATTCCGAAGAGTCGATACCATCTAACATTGTCTATGTTGAATTAGAGAACCGTGTTGCTACACCGAACTTTGACCCTATCGGTGGGTATTATAGCGAGCCACAACAGGTGATTCTATCTTCATTAATGGACAATGTAACGATTCGATATACTCTGGATGGTGATGAACCGAATGAGAGTTCTCCGGTTTTTGTTGATCCGATCTCGATAACAGAGACAACTAGGGTCAAAGCAAAAGGATACAAGGATGGTTGGTTACCGAGTCAGACAGGCGAAGAGTATTATGTTATAATGAAAGCTCCTGAGAATGTCACAATCAGTATATCAGGCAATCAGATAAATCTTCAATGGGAGATTTCTGAGGGTGCTACAAGTTATGCTATTTATACTTCAAATAACATCGAAGAAGATAATTGGGAGTTATTAGATATTACCGATAATACAAGCTATCTTCACGAGATAACTCCGCCATTGACTATGGGCTTTTATAGGATCAGGGCAATTTATGGAGAACCGGTTAGGATAGATAGAGCAATACCGAGTCAACTAAATCGGTAA
- a CDS encoding bifunctional phosphoglucose/phosphomannose isomerase, translated as MSKLDNNNVYSVDREEMYYKIIHLPDQIRTAYFNPNMHIPAHFTTTNGVLNLSKPINRVIIAGMGGSAISGDIMRTAYSHLIPIEVCKDYQIPLIKKDDLLVICSYSGNTEETISCFKQGVNKAAYLAAITSNGKLHELIDDNHVWCQLPDGYPPRAAIGFLFFSIILVLEKFGVIPRREGDVRSTISTLMLKAGAISGNVMTEFNITKQSALKIYKKIPLIYSSNPSLTPVAYRLKCQINENAKYPAFFHTLPEMNHNEIEAWENKVFHKIFIPIFISYIDEKVDYKKRVKFLQDLFIKENIEYLDFYAEGSNYIEKVFSLIYLSDMISYYLAILQNIDPTKIDYIEKLKDEIS; from the coding sequence ATGAGTAAACTCGATAATAATAATGTCTATAGCGTTGATCGGGAGGAAATGTATTACAAAATTATCCATCTCCCCGATCAAATCAGAACGGCATATTTTAACCCTAATATGCATATACCTGCCCATTTCACAACAACTAATGGTGTTTTAAACCTTAGTAAACCGATCAACAGAGTCATTATTGCCGGAATGGGGGGATCAGCCATATCGGGTGATATTATGCGAACTGCCTACTCTCATCTTATTCCTATCGAGGTCTGCAAGGACTATCAGATACCATTAATAAAAAAAGACGATCTGCTCGTAATATGTTCTTATTCAGGGAATACGGAAGAGACAATAAGCTGTTTTAAGCAAGGTGTTAACAAAGCTGCTTATCTCGCTGCTATTACCTCCAATGGAAAGTTACATGAACTGATCGATGATAATCATGTCTGGTGTCAGCTCCCCGATGGATATCCTCCAAGGGCTGCCATCGGGTTTTTGTTTTTTTCTATCATCCTTGTATTGGAAAAATTTGGTGTAATACCTCGCCGTGAAGGGGATGTCAGATCTACAATTTCTACTTTGATGCTTAAAGCGGGTGCTATATCGGGTAATGTTATGACTGAATTCAATATCACCAAACAATCTGCTTTAAAGATTTATAAGAAGATCCCTCTAATATATTCTTCTAATCCCTCTTTAACTCCGGTTGCTTACCGATTGAAGTGCCAAATTAATGAGAATGCTAAATATCCTGCCTTCTTTCACACTCTACCGGAAATGAATCATAATGAGATCGAGGCCTGGGAAAATAAGGTTTTTCATAAAATATTCATCCCGATCTTTATCTCATATATCGATGAAAAGGTTGATTATAAAAAAAGGGTAAAATTCCTACAGGATCTCTTCATAAAAGAAAATATAGAATACCTCGATTTTTATGCAGAGGGCTCTAACTATATCGAAAAAGTTTTTTCTCTGATCTATTTGAGTGACATGATCAGTTACTATTTAGCCATTTTGCAGAACATCGACCCCACCAAGATCGATTACATAGAAAAACTGAAGGATGAAATCTCTTAG
- the ptsP gene encoding phosphoenolpyruvate--protein phosphotransferase, with protein sequence MKTLRGIAVSPGIAIGEAIIKQKKKISIENKYIENSDKDSEIERFNHAVMAETSELERFIENYTKTKEDKELLNTHKAILLDPLLSERIIAQIDKENFTVENALYNFLLEITNIFDKMSNDYLAERIADYEDVIIKLIDRLTGKKDKLFEEEFLKNQDKSYILVMDNISPSDVTKSYHSNVRGICLQKGSKTSHSAIIARALGLPVIVGISALFQNITDNTPLIIDGNKGIVIVDSDRQTLSNYLSQYRKEEEIRQELEDIVNLPCLTKDGKKISLMANIELEQEIDVVLSNNADGVGLFRTEFLFVNRDNQPTEEEQFQLYSTLAKKLGEKQLIIRTFDLGGDKISNLVHTPKEHNPYLGCRGIRLSLQYPDMFKRQVRAILRAGFYGNVAMMFPMISSVDDFIAAQEIVSQCKNELKINKIPYNNEIKIGIMIEVPSAVLCAEELAKRCDFFSIGTNDLVQYTLAADRNSEIVSKYYDSYHPAIFKLIAMTVNIAHRFGKNVSVCGELASEYDFICLLIALEVDSLSVNPNSLLAVKKAIMNCNFAETKKIIRKIFKLNRAEEVRELINSFSK encoded by the coding sequence ATGAAAACTCTTAGAGGTATTGCTGTTTCTCCCGGTATTGCTATTGGTGAAGCGATCATCAAACAGAAAAAGAAGATCAGTATTGAGAACAAGTATATCGAAAATTCTGATAAAGATTCCGAGATAGAGAGATTTAATCATGCAGTAATGGCCGAAACAAGCGAATTAGAAAGATTCATTGAAAATTATACTAAAACTAAAGAAGATAAAGAACTACTTAATACTCATAAAGCCATTCTCCTTGATCCCCTTCTCTCAGAAAGAATTATTGCTCAGATTGACAAAGAGAACTTTACCGTAGAGAATGCTCTTTATAATTTCTTATTAGAAATAACAAATATCTTCGATAAAATGTCTAACGATTATCTTGCCGAAAGAATTGCTGATTATGAAGATGTGATCATTAAACTGATCGACCGTCTTACTGGAAAGAAGGATAAGCTCTTTGAAGAGGAATTCCTAAAAAACCAAGATAAATCTTATATTCTGGTCATGGATAATATATCACCATCTGATGTTACTAAATCATATCATAGTAATGTCAGGGGTATTTGCCTGCAAAAGGGTAGTAAAACTTCACATTCTGCTATTATTGCCAGAGCACTCGGGTTACCTGTTATTGTTGGTATCTCAGCACTTTTTCAAAACATCACTGATAATACTCCTTTGATTATTGATGGTAATAAAGGAATAGTTATAGTCGACTCTGATAGACAAACTCTATCAAATTACCTGTCTCAATATCGAAAAGAGGAAGAAATCAGACAGGAATTAGAAGATATTGTAAATCTTCCCTGTCTTACCAAGGATGGGAAAAAAATCTCTCTGATGGCGAATATCGAGTTAGAACAAGAAATTGATGTTGTGTTGAGTAATAACGCAGATGGTGTTGGTCTTTTCCGGACTGAGTTTCTTTTTGTTAATAGAGATAATCAACCCACTGAAGAGGAACAATTCCAATTATATAGTACTCTTGCCAAGAAATTGGGGGAAAAACAACTAATTATAAGAACATTTGATCTCGGTGGAGATAAAATATCTAATCTAGTCCATACCCCAAAAGAACACAATCCTTATCTGGGTTGCCGGGGGATTAGATTATCGCTTCAATACCCTGATATGTTCAAAAGACAGGTTAGGGCGATTCTACGTGCAGGATTTTATGGAAATGTAGCTATGATGTTCCCCATGATATCTTCAGTAGATGATTTCATTGCTGCCCAAGAAATAGTATCTCAATGCAAGAACGAGCTCAAAATCAACAAAATACCCTATAACAATGAAATAAAAATCGGGATAATGATAGAAGTTCCTTCAGCAGTTCTCTGTGCAGAAGAATTGGCAAAAAGGTGTGATTTTTTTAGTATCGGCACAAATGATTTGGTACAATACACACTTGCCGCTGATAGAAACAGTGAAATTGTAAGTAAATATTATGACTCGTATCATCCAGCCATATTCAAACTCATCGCTATGACAGTGAACATCGCCCACCGTTTTGGCAAGAATGTATCGGTTTGTGGTGAATTAGCTTCAGAATACGATTTTATCTGCCTGCTGATCGCTTTGGAGGTAGATTCACTCAGTGTTAACCCTAATAGTCTTCTCGCTGTGAAAAAAGCTATCATGAACTGTAATTTTGCTGAAACTAAGAAAATAATCAGAAAGATTTTTAAATTGAACCGTGCTGAAGAGGTCAGAGAATTGATCAATAGCTTCAGCAAATAG
- a CDS encoding manganese efflux pump MntP family protein — MDLITFFLISLGLSMDTFAVSVASGSAIKQLHLHYAFRFALFFGFFQALMLLVGWFTGLTIINYVQNYSHWIAFGLLTLIGFKMIYESTLLKDKNNSQPTGFFILLGLAFATSIDALSVGISFSLLHYRILIPVLILGIVTFSASLAGIFIGEKFGSLFEKRMAILGGIILILIGLINILKHMS, encoded by the coding sequence CTGGATTTAATTACCTTCTTTCTCATATCACTCGGTTTATCTATGGATACTTTTGCTGTATCTGTAGCGAGTGGTTCAGCAATAAAGCAACTCCATCTCCATTATGCATTTAGATTTGCACTCTTTTTTGGTTTCTTTCAAGCATTGATGCTCTTGGTTGGCTGGTTTACCGGTCTGACTATCATAAATTATGTGCAAAATTACTCTCATTGGATTGCTTTCGGTTTGTTGACGTTAATAGGTTTTAAAATGATCTATGAATCAACGCTGCTCAAAGATAAGAATAATTCTCAACCGACCGGTTTCTTTATTCTTTTGGGTTTAGCTTTTGCCACTAGTATAGATGCTCTATCAGTTGGGATAAGTTTTTCTCTGCTCCATTATCGGATTCTTATACCTGTTCTTATATTAGGTATTGTAACCTTCTCTGCATCTTTAGCCGGCATTTTTATCGGAGAAAAATTTGGCTCTCTCTTTGAAAAAAGAATGGCTATTTTAGGCGGTATTATACTTATCTTGATCGGACTGATCAATATACTGAAGCATATGAGTTGA
- a CDS encoding helix-hairpin-helix domain-containing protein codes for MKKILLLNLLLISAVMLLGQWDKVDLNTATLEELKSLPITNEQAEDIYDYRHYISFFRTIYDLRNIPSIDQETMLKLRPLVSISYYDDMDEAAQRREEIAYLIERYGSYEGEQEALADIWEDYLMTPQNLNRLSYTDIANMPNVSPLDAAAIIRRRNLGEKIVDYRDLRNTSGISYYGASNLRHYIYYAEDEERVGRLFVDYQLRYNDREYFEEPEAMLKELVVEQNGPRRRDLSYWGFFDLGRHTAEVTNKLRIRYENRFKAGLSYTTRRGEPTLMDANFRDIWDNGKMYVGWEDYVDLWGDNSMKLYFGNYRAAFGEGLVMENTDFYSARKTGYGFSKRLTGIYGDVSTTQQYSLRGLAFEWKRPMLELALFGSIDKKDALVHLDAEGNPTDEVFSLITMTNRFDDDELAQFEDHVYNNSNMLRRMWLAPRKDFVEEKLFGGNIAFSPFVGTHIGFSGYEAIYDKDFVLIPEDPIYSDLPSVLIRESRNYPKFKLIDSEIANLYSTKTDEYERDYRRVLGLNWRTVIGNTSFQGEYAELSVTGNELQIGDDPKAMVVSSYTQFENFNFIVLYRNYDLAFDNPYSRGFSEHPKFRNSLLDSNAHTLVNPLIADMYLNSAQAQAEEGVYFETRYRFHEKFTITRAYLDLWERKADSRKSVRFQGELEYRPIFRLVSRLRYKHQINRYDDDADRGVSKTDETTAFIRANLSNRDRIHLEYRYNRVWMSPYTYLANNPIPDGFDIAQGTMLIHGDYICVDYTHNFNQNMKIQGSFIFWDGHGISHWDWEDMEIDFMGMQGMKYWLTFYDRISSNLYLTLKYRIKRYKTRDLDMRAWWNSPVDGINENYTTVWKQVNSIRLQLDWKF; via the coding sequence ATGAAAAAAATTCTCCTCTTGAATCTACTGCTTATTAGTGCTGTAATGCTATTGGGACAGTGGGATAAAGTTGACTTAAATACCGCTACTCTCGAAGAATTAAAGAGTTTACCGATCACTAATGAGCAGGCAGAAGACATTTATGATTATCGTCATTATATCTCCTTTTTCCGGACGATTTACGACTTGCGCAACATTCCATCAATTGATCAGGAAACGATGCTGAAGTTACGTCCATTGGTCTCAATATCCTATTATGATGATATGGATGAAGCAGCCCAAAGAAGGGAAGAGATAGCATATTTGATCGAACGTTACGGAAGTTATGAGGGAGAGCAAGAAGCATTGGCTGATATCTGGGAAGATTATTTAATGACCCCTCAGAATCTCAATCGTCTCTCCTATACCGATATTGCTAATATGCCTAATGTTTCTCCTTTAGATGCAGCAGCTATTATTCGCCGACGCAATTTAGGTGAAAAAATAGTCGATTATCGTGATCTGCGTAACACATCAGGTATTTCCTATTATGGAGCAAGTAACCTGCGACATTACATCTATTATGCTGAAGATGAAGAACGAGTAGGGAGACTATTTGTTGATTATCAGTTAAGATATAACGATCGAGAGTATTTCGAAGAACCTGAAGCTATGCTCAAAGAGCTTGTAGTTGAGCAAAATGGACCGAGGAGACGAGATCTCAGTTACTGGGGCTTTTTTGATTTGGGTAGGCATACTGCAGAAGTTACTAATAAGCTTCGTATTCGTTATGAAAACAGGTTTAAAGCAGGATTATCATATACAACAAGGAGAGGAGAACCGACTTTAATGGATGCCAATTTCCGAGATATCTGGGATAATGGTAAGATGTATGTTGGTTGGGAAGATTATGTAGATCTATGGGGTGATAATTCCATGAAGCTATATTTCGGAAACTATCGGGCAGCTTTTGGAGAGGGGTTGGTCATGGAAAATACAGATTTTTATAGTGCCCGAAAAACCGGATATGGCTTCTCAAAACGCCTTACCGGAATCTATGGTGATGTTTCTACTACCCAACAGTATTCTCTAAGAGGTTTAGCTTTCGAATGGAAAAGACCGATGCTGGAATTAGCTCTGTTTGGTTCGATTGATAAGAAGGATGCCCTTGTTCATCTCGATGCCGAGGGAAATCCCACAGATGAAGTATTCTCTCTGATCACAATGACTAACAGATTTGATGATGATGAATTAGCACAGTTTGAAGACCATGTTTATAATAACAGCAACATGCTCCGTAGGATGTGGTTAGCACCGAGAAAAGATTTTGTTGAAGAGAAACTTTTTGGAGGCAACATTGCCTTTTCACCATTCGTAGGAACGCATATCGGGTTTTCAGGTTATGAAGCTATATATGATAAGGACTTCGTGCTTATTCCGGAAGATCCTATATATTCCGATCTACCGAGTGTCTTGATTCGCGAAAGCCGCAATTATCCTAAATTTAAGCTTATAGATAGTGAAATAGCCAATCTATACTCTACAAAGACAGATGAATATGAGAGAGATTATCGTCGTGTCTTGGGTTTGAACTGGCGTACTGTTATAGGGAATACATCTTTTCAAGGTGAGTATGCAGAACTTTCTGTTACTGGAAATGAACTACAGATCGGTGATGATCCTAAAGCTATGGTGGTTAGTTCTTATACCCAATTCGAGAATTTCAATTTCATAGTTCTCTACAGAAATTATGATCTTGCATTTGATAATCCCTATTCCAGAGGTTTCTCCGAACATCCAAAATTCAGGAATTCACTTTTAGATAGTAATGCTCACACTTTAGTTAATCCGTTGATAGCAGATATGTATCTTAATTCGGCACAAGCTCAAGCGGAAGAGGGTGTTTATTTCGAGACCAGATACCGTTTTCATGAAAAGTTTACTATCACCCGAGCTTATTTAGATCTCTGGGAAAGAAAAGCTGATTCCAGAAAGAGTGTCAGATTCCAGGGTGAACTGGAGTACCGACCGATCTTCAGGTTAGTTTCCAGATTAAGATATAAACATCAGATCAATCGTTATGATGACGATGCCGACCGTGGAGTATCGAAAACTGATGAAACTACTGCCTTCATCAGAGCAAATCTTTCTAACAGGGACAGGATACATCTGGAATATCGCTATAATCGTGTTTGGATGTCACCATATACGTATTTAGCCAATAATCCGATACCCGATGGATTTGATATAGCTCAAGGTACTATGCTGATACATGGAGACTATATCTGCGTTGATTATACACATAACTTTAATCAGAATATGAAGATTCAGGGTTCATTCATTTTCTGGGATGGACACGGGATCAGTCATTGGGATTGGGAAGATATGGAGATAGATTTTATGGGAATGCAGGGGATGAAGTACTGGTTAACTTTCTATGACAGGATTTCCAGTAACCTTTATCTCACCCTAAAATATAGAATAAAACGCTATAAGACACGCGATCTTGATATGCGTGCTTGGTGGAATTCGCCCGTAGATGGTATAAACGAAAACTATACTACTGTCTGGAAACAGGTTAACAGTATCAGATTACAACTAGATTGGAAATTTTAA